The proteins below come from a single Miscanthus floridulus cultivar M001 chromosome 1, ASM1932011v1, whole genome shotgun sequence genomic window:
- the LOC136543852 gene encoding uncharacterized protein, whose amino-acid sequence MGGAKAEDKPAAVAAADDWCYQFGNKNAFDLKAPKKSPLALRMVVFAMTMLCGISICSMCMKQLGSDGWSRIVKIEVVEQPCNKSTVPHSGVQFVHYPQPITYSREECKCNAVRFFAIISSQRSGSGWFETLLNSHMNVSSNGEIFSRKERRSNISAIINTLDRVYNLDWNSSASKNECTAAIGFKWMLNQGLVTNHVDVVDYFNQRGVSAIFLFRRNLLRQLVSQLANNHDRLLKQLNGTHKAHVHTKHEAHILARYKPRLNTTSLIWQLKQADEYTRDALQNLNNTRHITVYYEDVVRNRTKLFDVLDFLKVPRRNLVSRHVKIHTKPLSEQIENWDEVYSALKGTQYEGFLNAADYVV is encoded by the exons AATGCATTTGACTTGAAGGCCCCGAAAAAGTCACCACTCGCATTGAGAATGGTTGTCTTTGCTATGACTATGTTATGCGGGATATCTATTTGCTCAATGTGTATGAAGCAACTAGGGAGTGATGGCTGGTCAAGAATTGTCAAGATTGAAGTTGTGGAACAACCATGTAATAAGTCCACAGTTCCTCATTCCGGGGTTCAATTTGTGCATTATCCCCAACCGATAACTTACAGCAG GGAGGAGTGCAAGTGCAATGCTGTCCGATTCTTTGCAATTATATCATCACAGCGATCTGGAAGTGGCTGGTTTGAAACCCTTCTTAACAGCCACATGAATGTTAGCTCCAATGGTGAAATTTTCTCTAGAAAAGAAAGGAGAAGTAACATTTCCGCTATAATAAATACCTTGGATAGAGTGTACAACTTGGATTGGAACAGTAGTGCTTCCAAGAATGAGTGCACTGCTGCTATTGGCTTCAAGTGGATGCTAAATCAG GGTCTTGTGACAAATCATGTGGATGTAGTCGACTACTTCAATCAAAGAGGAGTCTCTGCGATATTTCTCTTTAGAAGGAATCTGCTCCGTCAGTTGGTATCACAACTAGCGAATAATCATGACAGACTCCTTAAGCAATTAAATGGAACACATAAGGCCCATGTTCACACAAAGCATGAG GCTCATATACTTGCAAGATACAAGCCCAGGCTCAACACTACATCACTAATATGGCAACTGAAACAAGCTGACGAATACACTCGTGATGCTCTTCAAAACCTAAATAACACCCGCCACATCACTGTCTATTACGAGGATGTCGTTCGCAACAGAACA AAGCTTTTTGATGTCCTGGATTTCCTCAAAGTGCCAAGGAGGAATCTGGTGAGCCGGCATGTGAAGATACACACAAAGCCACTGTCGGAGCAAATTGAGAACTGGGACGAAGTCTACAGTGCTCTCAAGGGTACCCAGTACGAGGGCTTCCTGAATGCTGCTGACTACGTAGTATAA